One window from the genome of Candidatus Rickettsiella isopodorum encodes:
- a CDS encoding cell division protein FtsQ/DivIB, producing the protein MVKNGKVVENQRFQRQHDKSKLIRLNSQLPSKGWFFKFSLSLLLVLSFILLWQKLADPSYFPIKNIKISGDLTYVKQSHLQEIILPFIAKGFFRLDSRGLKEHILHEPWIANVTIKRFWPDTLAVSFVTKKPIAFIGKYGLVDEQANIFIPDNEDFKGLDLPTFMAPVGKQKYLLQIYTAMKPMFAKLNLKIKLLKLVDQQYWYLKLNNGLSVYLSRSQPYIQLERLIDVYSDVIASKVSMIDYVDLRYAHGMAVKFKKRIA; encoded by the coding sequence ATGGTTAAAAATGGGAAAGTAGTTGAAAACCAACGATTCCAACGGCAACACGATAAATCTAAATTGATCCGTTTAAATTCTCAATTGCCTTCAAAAGGATGGTTTTTTAAATTTTCATTGAGTTTGCTACTGGTATTAAGTTTTATCTTATTATGGCAAAAATTAGCTGATCCAAGTTATTTCCCTATCAAGAACATTAAAATTAGTGGTGACTTAACGTATGTTAAGCAAAGTCATCTGCAGGAAATTATTTTGCCCTTTATAGCAAAAGGGTTTTTTCGTTTAGATAGCCGAGGATTGAAAGAACACATTTTACATGAACCGTGGATAGCTAATGTAACTATAAAACGGTTTTGGCCAGATACGTTAGCGGTAAGTTTTGTTACTAAAAAACCTATCGCTTTTATTGGAAAATATGGTTTAGTGGATGAACAAGCTAATATTTTTATTCCAGATAATGAAGATTTTAAAGGATTAGATTTGCCCACTTTTATGGCACCTGTCGGTAAACAAAAATATTTATTACAAATCTATACCGCGATGAAGCCCATGTTCGCAAAATTAAACTTAAAAATTAAATTGTTAAAACTAGTGGACCAACAATATTGGTATCTGAAATTAAATAATGGATTATCAGTTTATTTAAGTCGAAGTCAACCTTATATACAATTAGAACGGTTGATAGATGTTTATTCTGATGTTATCGCAAGTAAAGTATCTATGATAGATTATGTGGATCTTCGCTATGCTCACGGTATGGCAGTAAAATTTAAGAAACGAATTGCTTAG
- the dnaE gene encoding DNA polymerase III subunit alpha — protein MPSFIHLHLHTEYSLIDGLIRIDKLVAKADELSMPAIAITDLSNLFATIKFYQTAIKKGIKPIIGVECCVKNDLNSDRGFQLILLCQNQQGYRNLIQLISRAYLENQQEGQPVLKKSWFENYSAGLIALSGAREGDIASCLMKKNKPLAAEYLQFWLTLFPNRFYLQLQRLGRPLEEEYIGLAIELATEFNVPVVATNEVCFIAAEDFEAHEARVCVNNGYTLNDPKRPTIYTDQQYLRSIEEMVELFADIPSALTNSVEIAKRCNLEIELNSSFLPNFPIPEGMSAEKFLIQEAQQGLIHYLEKRSKSFLRLSQLENKESKLSTLTETNVAQQQLVNSNELENIYFERLQSELKVINSMGFASYFLIVADFIRWAKKNQIPVGPGRGSGAGSLVAYVLQITGLDPLQYDLLFERFLNPERISMPDFDIDFCMEGRDRVIDYVTERYGRDAVSQIITYGSMAARAVVRDVGRVLGYPYGMVDKIAKLIPFELGITLEKALDQEDELKHRYENEDEIKVLIDLAKKLEGLVRNVGKHAGGVVIAPSRLTDFTPLYCEPGGMHCITQFDKDDIEKVGLVKFDFLGLRTLTIIDWAVQAINAKKLSGESLLDITAIPIDDVSTFALLKACKTTAVFQLESRGMRDLVKRLRPDSFDEIIALVALFRPGPLQSGMVDDFINRKHGRAQVQYDHPFLEPILSSTYGIILYQEQVMQIAQVLAGYTLGAADLLRRAMGKKKSEEMAQQRTIFIKGAEQKGIDSYLANQIFDLMEKFADYGFNKSHSAAYALVSYQTAWLKAHYPAEFMAAVLSSDMDHTEKVVTFLEECRLMKLNILPPNINHSDYKFTVDDSNGSIRYGLGAIKGLGEGAIEMLIEQRQQQAFSDLFDLCHRVDLHKLNRRSLEALIFSGSLDSFGVNRASLLANIEAALQAADQKSWAKVSGQKDFFGLDMVSHASQMVNQEDWPKLQRLQAEKEVLGFYLSGHPLEGYAKELSHFITLSLSELTAKAGHQITIAGWVLTIRSLWTKRGDRMAVLNLEDASGRLEVTLFSDTYAKYREKLNKDKLLIIEGEIQRDEYTGNTRILGKKILDISEARESYAKNLLIKLSKPIIKPALLEDLQKIMSNFCPGFCPTRIAYYHPELRTQVYLSLGDSWKVKPEDDLLKALRESFGEESISIQY, from the coding sequence ATGCCATCTTTTATCCATCTGCATCTTCATACAGAATATTCTTTGATTGATGGCTTGATTCGTATAGATAAGCTTGTAGCTAAAGCCGATGAGCTATCTATGCCTGCTATTGCAATAACGGACTTATCCAATTTATTTGCAACGATTAAATTTTACCAGACGGCGATTAAAAAAGGTATTAAACCCATAATCGGGGTTGAATGTTGTGTAAAAAATGACCTGAATTCCGATCGAGGATTCCAATTAATTTTACTTTGTCAAAATCAACAGGGTTATCGAAACTTAATTCAATTAATTTCACGTGCTTATTTAGAGAATCAACAGGAAGGTCAACCTGTTCTCAAAAAAAGTTGGTTTGAAAATTATTCTGCTGGCTTAATTGCCTTATCTGGAGCGAGAGAAGGTGATATTGCTTCCTGCTTAATGAAAAAAAACAAGCCATTAGCAGCAGAATATTTACAGTTTTGGCTAACGTTATTTCCCAATCGTTTTTATTTACAGTTGCAACGTTTAGGTCGCCCTTTAGAGGAAGAATATATCGGATTGGCTATAGAGTTAGCAACAGAGTTCAATGTTCCAGTAGTTGCTACTAATGAAGTATGTTTTATTGCAGCTGAAGATTTTGAAGCGCATGAAGCCAGGGTTTGTGTTAATAATGGCTATACCTTAAATGACCCTAAGCGACCTACGATTTATACCGATCAGCAATATCTTCGGTCTATCGAAGAAATGGTTGAATTATTTGCGGATATTCCATCAGCATTGACCAATTCAGTTGAAATAGCCAAACGGTGTAATCTAGAAATTGAACTCAATTCATCTTTCTTACCTAATTTCCCTATTCCAGAAGGAATGAGCGCAGAAAAGTTCTTAATACAAGAAGCACAACAAGGCTTGATACACTATTTAGAGAAGCGTTCTAAATCTTTTTTGCGTTTATCTCAGCTTGAGAATAAAGAATCTAAGTTATCTACGCTAACTGAAACCAATGTGGCGCAGCAACAGCTTGTTAATTCCAATGAATTAGAAAACATTTATTTTGAAAGACTACAATCCGAGCTCAAAGTGATCAATTCAATGGGTTTTGCAAGTTACTTTCTCATTGTGGCTGACTTTATTCGTTGGGCAAAAAAAAATCAAATTCCCGTTGGTCCGGGTAGAGGTTCTGGAGCGGGTTCTTTAGTAGCTTATGTGCTGCAAATTACGGGGTTAGATCCTCTGCAGTATGATTTGCTTTTCGAACGTTTTTTAAACCCTGAGCGTATCTCTATGCCAGATTTTGATATTGATTTCTGCATGGAGGGGCGTGATAGGGTTATTGACTATGTAACGGAGCGTTATGGGCGTGATGCAGTTTCACAGATTATAACGTATGGAAGTATGGCCGCCCGTGCAGTCGTTAGAGATGTAGGGCGGGTTTTGGGCTATCCCTATGGTATGGTGGATAAAATTGCCAAATTAATTCCTTTTGAGCTGGGTATTACTCTCGAAAAAGCATTGGATCAAGAAGATGAACTAAAACATCGCTATGAAAATGAAGACGAAATAAAAGTATTAATTGATTTAGCAAAAAAATTAGAAGGATTGGTGCGTAACGTAGGTAAACATGCCGGCGGAGTAGTGATTGCTCCTTCTAGATTGACAGATTTTACACCACTTTACTGTGAGCCAGGAGGAATGCATTGTATTACTCAATTTGACAAAGATGATATTGAAAAAGTGGGTTTGGTAAAATTTGATTTTCTAGGTCTACGAACTTTGACCATCATAGATTGGGCAGTACAGGCGATTAATGCGAAAAAATTATCAGGAGAGTCTTTACTTGATATCACAGCCATTCCTATCGATGATGTCAGCACTTTTGCCTTATTAAAGGCTTGTAAAACTACCGCTGTATTTCAATTAGAATCGCGAGGGATGCGCGATCTCGTTAAACGATTACGTCCAGATAGTTTTGATGAGATTATTGCTTTAGTCGCTTTATTTCGTCCAGGACCTTTACAGTCTGGAATGGTGGATGATTTTATTAATCGTAAACATGGACGTGCCCAAGTTCAATATGATCATCCTTTTTTAGAACCGATATTAAGTTCAACTTATGGAATTATTTTGTATCAAGAACAAGTGATGCAAATTGCACAAGTGCTAGCAGGTTATACCTTAGGGGCTGCGGATTTATTGCGTCGAGCCATGGGAAAAAAGAAATCGGAAGAGATGGCGCAACAAAGAACTATTTTTATAAAAGGTGCAGAACAGAAAGGCATAGATTCTTATTTAGCAAACCAAATCTTTGATTTAATGGAAAAATTTGCAGATTATGGATTCAATAAATCACATTCGGCAGCCTATGCTTTAGTTTCTTATCAGACAGCTTGGTTAAAAGCGCATTATCCCGCGGAGTTTATGGCCGCTGTATTATCATCCGATATGGACCATACCGAAAAAGTAGTCACTTTTCTGGAAGAATGTCGCTTAATGAAATTGAATATATTGCCACCGAATATCAATCATAGTGACTATAAATTTACCGTAGATGATTCTAATGGTTCGATTCGGTATGGTTTAGGTGCAATTAAAGGTTTAGGTGAAGGTGCAATAGAAATGCTCATAGAACAACGTCAACAACAGGCGTTTAGTGATTTATTTGATTTATGTCACCGCGTTGATTTACACAAACTAAATCGTAGAAGTTTAGAAGCCTTAATTTTTTCAGGTAGCTTAGATAGTTTTGGTGTAAATCGAGCCAGTCTTTTAGCTAATATAGAAGCCGCTTTACAAGCGGCAGATCAGAAATCATGGGCAAAAGTTTCAGGTCAGAAGGATTTTTTTGGGCTTGATATGGTCTCTCATGCAAGTCAAATGGTGAATCAAGAGGATTGGCCAAAATTACAGCGATTACAAGCTGAAAAGGAAGTCTTAGGTTTTTATTTAAGTGGCCATCCTTTAGAAGGTTATGCTAAAGAATTATCCCATTTTATCACTCTATCTTTAAGTGAGTTAACTGCCAAAGCAGGTCATCAAATTACCATTGCCGGTTGGGTACTGACCATTCGTTCTTTATGGACCAAACGCGGTGATCGTATGGCTGTTCTTAATTTGGAGGATGCCAGTGGACGTTTAGAAGTGACCTTATTTAGTGATACCTATGCTAAATATCGTGAAAAGTTGAATAAGGATAAACTATTAATCATTGAAGGAGAAATTCAACGTGATGAATACACTGGTAATACGCGGATATTAGGGAAAAAAATTTTAGATATCAGTGAAGCACGTGAAAGCTATGCAAAAAACTTACTGATTAAGCTTTCTAAACCTATCATTAAGCCTGCGCTACTTGAGGATTTGCAAAAAATAATGAGCAATTTTTGTCCGGGTTTTTGCCCTACTCGTATTGCTTATTATCATCCTGAACTAAGGACACAAGTTTATTTGAGTTTGGGTGATAGTTGGAAGGTAAAGCCTGAAGATGATTTGTTGAAGGCGCTACGTGAAAGCTTTGGTGAAGAATCTATCAGTATTCAATATTAA
- a CDS encoding ATP-binding protein: MNFQLILDVLPFSVYWLDSKKKFFRGGNQHFLASLKINSLSEVIGKPVSGFFLSDYLRIVNDLLNKSIKNKDKSFSAVYYKLINDQEEPTLIQCTSVMSKKGSITIFSETYPRLNDFNQYLWEENEKLTVYLNNIIENVPASIYWKDINSVILGGSKLHSELTGFTNTRAVIGKTDFDFPWKDQAERIQENDRFVMQNNQMVSFEERARLSDDRMHVFLTQKSPLKGKFDKTIGVLGVSIDITELKNTQKKLQKSKLLADAANQAKTEFLANMSHDIRTPLTGIIGLSQLLQQRLTILENKDDLRLMYKASKQLLSLLSNVLDVASLENVNEAQLKIESFSLQALAVSLQNLLLPSVKTKGLTLQINLDVSTKGNIASDQNKLERILLNLATNAIKFTEQGKVVVTIKELVLLPQQSDGVYIEFTISDTGIGIPTNKLTSVFDPFFRITPSFEKTDQTGYGVGLYIVKKFINLLGGEIQVKSEVGVGTSFSFTLFMNLAKKNKLLKFKNKNSEPFVFLETYKLAETKKNIAAQAQTKKKVIKKNILLIEDDLLTIKFSQELLTQAGYNLTVVSTMQEALAFAKNHTFDLIIADLGLPGLSGSEIAVLYRYWERINQKPMTPIVTLTAHGEGKFKEECLAAGINEVWLKPLTKEKIKKLDKYFQDKKINVIEFNPMPKQSKPIKHEYNVEENNLIIEKANLLDIINSYPIYDKSISLKNLSGNVDLFNEIIEMFKQSIPDHIQELEKIYQLKNWETIENIVHKIKGGACYAGAIRLNHLCKNFLRCYLTGQSQQLDTLYAYLVISLKETYQALDA; this comes from the coding sequence ATGAATTTTCAACTTATCTTAGATGTATTACCTTTTTCGGTTTACTGGTTAGATAGTAAAAAAAAGTTTTTTAGAGGAGGTAATCAACATTTTCTGGCATCATTAAAAATAAATTCTTTATCAGAAGTAATAGGTAAACCAGTATCTGGTTTTTTTTTGAGTGATTATCTAAGGATAGTGAATGATTTACTTAATAAAAGTATTAAAAATAAAGATAAGAGTTTTTCTGCTGTTTACTACAAATTAATTAATGATCAGGAGGAGCCTACGTTAATTCAATGTACTTCGGTTATGTCAAAAAAAGGATCGATTACTATCTTCAGTGAAACTTATCCAAGATTAAATGATTTTAATCAATATTTATGGGAGGAAAATGAAAAATTAACTGTTTATTTAAATAATATCATTGAAAATGTACCTGCAAGTATCTATTGGAAAGATATCAATAGCGTTATTTTGGGTGGGAGTAAACTACATAGCGAATTAACTGGATTTACTAATACGAGAGCTGTTATCGGTAAGACAGACTTTGATTTTCCTTGGAAAGATCAAGCAGAAAGGATACAAGAAAACGATCGTTTTGTAATGCAAAATAATCAAATGGTAAGTTTTGAAGAAAGGGCTAGATTATCCGATGATAGGATGCATGTTTTTTTGACTCAAAAATCACCGTTAAAAGGAAAATTTGATAAAACAATAGGAGTCCTAGGAGTCTCGATTGATATCACAGAGCTTAAAAATACACAGAAAAAATTGCAAAAATCAAAATTATTAGCCGATGCGGCCAATCAAGCTAAAACTGAGTTTCTTGCTAATATGAGCCACGATATTCGCACTCCTTTAACAGGAATCATCGGTTTATCGCAATTACTTCAGCAACGTTTAACAATATTGGAAAATAAAGATGATTTACGTTTGATGTACAAAGCCAGTAAGCAGTTATTAAGTTTACTTAGCAATGTACTTGATGTTGCTTCTCTAGAAAACGTTAACGAAGCTCAGCTTAAGATCGAGAGTTTTTCTTTACAAGCTTTAGCAGTATCTTTGCAAAATCTATTATTGCCATCAGTAAAAACTAAAGGACTCACCTTGCAGATAAATTTGGATGTTTCTACTAAAGGAAATATAGCGAGTGATCAAAATAAATTGGAACGTATTTTACTCAATTTAGCGACTAACGCGATTAAATTTACCGAACAAGGGAAAGTGGTTGTAACTATCAAAGAATTAGTATTATTACCACAGCAATCAGATGGGGTATATATTGAGTTTACTATCAGTGATACAGGTATAGGCATTCCCACTAATAAATTGACGTCCGTATTTGATCCTTTTTTTCGAATAACACCTAGTTTTGAAAAAACAGATCAAACGGGTTATGGCGTTGGTCTTTATATTGTAAAAAAATTCATTAACCTGTTAGGTGGCGAGATACAAGTAAAAAGTGAAGTGGGTGTGGGAACGAGCTTCTCTTTTACCTTATTTATGAATTTAGCGAAAAAAAATAAGCTTTTAAAATTTAAAAATAAGAATTCTGAGCCTTTTGTCTTTTTAGAAACGTATAAATTAGCCGAAACAAAAAAAAATATAGCAGCGCAAGCACAAACCAAAAAAAAAGTAATAAAAAAAAATATTTTATTGATAGAAGATGATCTTTTAACAATTAAATTTTCTCAAGAACTGCTTACTCAAGCGGGATATAACCTAACGGTGGTATCGACTATGCAAGAAGCATTAGCTTTTGCAAAAAACCATACGTTTGATTTAATTATTGCTGATTTGGGCTTGCCTGGTCTTAGTGGTAGTGAAATTGCTGTTTTATACCGTTATTGGGAACGTATTAATCAAAAACCGATGACCCCAATTGTTACCTTAACGGCTCATGGAGAAGGTAAATTTAAGGAAGAATGTTTAGCGGCAGGTATCAATGAAGTATGGTTAAAACCCTTGACTAAAGAAAAAATAAAAAAATTAGATAAGTATTTCCAAGATAAAAAAATTAATGTCATTGAATTTAATCCTATGCCCAAACAGTCAAAACCAATTAAACATGAGTATAATGTAGAAGAAAATAATTTAATCATAGAGAAGGCTAATTTACTCGACATTATTAATTCATACCCTATCTATGATAAGAGCATTAGTCTTAAAAATCTGAGCGGCAATGTTGATCTGTTCAATGAAATTATAGAGATGTTTAAACAATCTATTCCGGATCATATCCAAGAACTTGAAAAGATCTATCAATTAAAGAATTGGGAAACTATCGAAAACATAGTGCATAAAATAAAAGGCGGGGCATGCTATGCAGGGGCAATCAGATTAAATCATCTATGTAAAAATTTTCTACGTTGCTATTTAACTGGCCAGTCCCAACAGTTAGATACACTCTATGCTTATCTAGTTATTAGCTTAAAGGAAACCTATCAAGCACTCGACGCATAA